In Alkalihalobacillus sp. FSL W8-0930, a single window of DNA contains:
- the flhA gene encoding flagellar biosynthesis protein FlhA, with product MKAKDLAVLFGVILIIIMLIIPLPPPILDVLIIFNISLSLLIILVAMNTTDSLQFSIFPTLLLLITLFRLGLSVSTTRSILGNADAGNVIDTFGNFVIGGNAVVGFVVFIILVVIQFIVITKGAERVSEVGARFTLDAMPGKQMSIDADLNAGLISDAEAKQRREKIEKEADFYGSMDGASKFVKGDAIASIIIVAINMIVGLIIGMMQMGMDLNTAVLTYTLLTVGDGLVTQIPALLISTATGIIVTKAASEGSLSNDITKQILAYPKLLYVTAGTIFLLGVATPISKTLTFSMAGLLAFAGWQLQNIKARETNLELAPDIPDDNETDEMRSPENVVNLLQIDPIEFEFGYGLIPLADANQGGDLLDRVVMIRRQMAIELGMIVPVIRIRDNIQLQANEYVIKIKGNEVAKGEVLLDHYMAMSPGFEDDSIVGIETIEPAFGLSALWIGEEMKERAEMSGYTVVDPPSVVSTHLTEIIKRHAHELLGRQETRQLIDHLKETYPVLVEETTPSLLSIGDIQRVLTNLLKEHVSIRNLPMIFETLADYGQMTKDMDLLTEYVRQSLSRQISTQVSTKNEPLYVVTLSGAVEKLIADSVQQTEHGTFLSMDPAHSQKILDSAVEETNRLSQMGQSAILLCSPAVRMYVRQLLERYLPTVPVLSYNELEVDIEVQSVGVVNAE from the coding sequence ATGAAAGCAAAAGACTTAGCTGTATTGTTTGGAGTTATCTTAATTATCATCATGCTCATTATTCCACTTCCACCTCCCATTCTTGATGTATTAATCATTTTTAATATTTCATTGTCACTTCTAATTATTTTAGTAGCTATGAACACAACAGACTCACTGCAATTTTCGATCTTTCCTACGTTACTGCTATTAATTACGCTGTTTCGCTTGGGTTTAAGTGTGTCAACGACTCGATCGATTTTAGGAAATGCGGACGCTGGAAATGTGATTGATACCTTTGGGAACTTCGTCATTGGAGGAAATGCAGTTGTCGGGTTTGTTGTCTTTATCATCTTAGTCGTTATCCAGTTTATCGTTATTACAAAAGGGGCGGAAAGGGTTTCTGAAGTGGGAGCCAGATTTACACTCGATGCGATGCCAGGTAAGCAAATGAGTATTGATGCAGACTTAAATGCAGGGTTGATCTCAGATGCAGAAGCCAAACAGCGCCGTGAAAAAATTGAAAAAGAAGCAGACTTTTATGGATCAATGGATGGTGCCAGTAAGTTTGTAAAAGGGGACGCGATTGCCAGTATCATCATCGTAGCGATTAATATGATTGTTGGATTAATCATCGGTATGATGCAGATGGGCATGGATTTAAATACTGCAGTCCTTACCTATACATTACTGACCGTAGGTGATGGACTAGTTACTCAAATTCCAGCACTTTTAATTTCTACCGCAACAGGGATCATCGTGACAAAGGCTGCTTCTGAAGGCAGTTTGAGTAATGATATTACAAAACAAATTTTAGCTTATCCTAAATTATTATACGTTACAGCGGGCACTATCTTTTTACTTGGAGTCGCTACGCCTATTAGCAAAACCTTAACATTTTCGATGGCTGGCTTGCTTGCATTTGCAGGATGGCAGCTACAAAACATTAAAGCGCGTGAAACGAATCTGGAGCTTGCGCCAGATATACCGGATGACAATGAAACGGACGAGATGCGTTCTCCTGAAAATGTCGTAAATCTTCTACAAATTGATCCAATTGAATTTGAATTTGGATATGGGCTGATTCCGCTTGCGGATGCGAATCAAGGAGGAGACCTACTTGACCGTGTGGTGATGATTCGTCGACAAATGGCGATTGAGCTAGGGATGATCGTACCAGTTATTCGGATACGAGATAATATACAACTACAAGCAAACGAATACGTTATTAAGATTAAAGGCAATGAAGTTGCCAAGGGTGAAGTTCTTCTCGATCATTACATGGCTATGAGTCCAGGTTTTGAAGATGACAGCATTGTTGGAATTGAAACAATCGAACCAGCCTTTGGGCTTTCGGCCTTGTGGATTGGTGAAGAGATGAAGGAACGTGCGGAGATGTCAGGCTATACAGTTGTTGATCCTCCGTCTGTTGTTTCGACTCATTTAACCGAAATCATTAAACGCCACGCCCATGAGCTACTAGGCAGACAGGAAACAAGACAGTTAATTGATCACCTTAAAGAAACATATCCGGTACTGGTTGAGGAAACGACACCTTCCTTATTATCCATTGGTGATATTCAGCGTGTGTTAACCAATCTATTAAAGGAACATGTGTCGATACGTAATCTTCCAATGATATTTGAGACACTTGCGGACTATGGTCAAATGACAAAAGATATGGATCTGTTGACTGAATATGTCCGACAGTCATTATCAAGGCAAATATCTACACAGGTGTCCACTAAAAACGAACCCCTTTATGTTGTCACACTAAGTGGAGCCGTGGAGAAGCTTATCGCTGATTCAGTCCAACAAACAGAGCATGGAACCTTCCTATCTATGGATCCGGCTCATTCTCAAAAGATATTAGATTCTGCAGTCGAAGAAACCAATCGATTATCTCAAATGGGGCAATCAGCCATTCTATTATGTTCGCCTGCTGTCAGAATGTACGTAAGGCAGTTGCTTGAACGATACTTACCAACTGTTCCAGTTCTTTCGTATAACGAGCTCGAAGTTGATATTGAAGTCCAAAGTGTTGGAGTGGTGAACGCAGAATGA
- a CDS encoding flagellar biosynthesis protein FlhF, whose protein sequence is MKLKKFQVETMPEALQQIKSELGSEAVILHTKEISTGGWFGFFAKKKLEVTAAVDPAKRAVATKQPQLSQEKKEIEPIQTQISFNQLQTPSTQLEAPALIRQIDQELRLQGVDESIREELKEDAFGFWYSQEKENRTPLSVITFTRQWFKRRLQQVTIGHSQFDKKYMIFAGPTGVGKTTTIAKLAAEASIKHGKKVAILTTDTYRIAAIDQLKTYASILDVPIEVAYSLEDFHAAMNQFEMYDVVLVDTAGRNFTHDFYLKELQKTIHLSEEASLYVVLALTSKYLDMVAVLKQFKQLAVHQVIFTKKDETNSYGALVNVCLNEGLGIAYLTNGQNVPDDVIQASEDIIVEAVLEGMTIDGSS, encoded by the coding sequence ATGAAGTTAAAAAAGTTCCAAGTTGAAACAATGCCTGAAGCCTTACAACAGATTAAGAGTGAATTAGGTAGTGAAGCGGTCATTCTTCACACCAAAGAGATTTCAACAGGTGGATGGTTTGGTTTCTTTGCTAAAAAGAAACTAGAGGTCACGGCGGCGGTTGATCCAGCAAAGCGCGCTGTTGCTACGAAACAACCACAGCTATCTCAAGAAAAAAAGGAGATAGAGCCTATTCAAACGCAAATCTCTTTTAATCAGTTACAAACTCCATCTACTCAGCTAGAGGCACCGGCGCTTATACGACAGATTGATCAAGAGCTACGTCTTCAAGGAGTGGATGAATCCATACGTGAGGAATTAAAGGAAGATGCATTTGGCTTTTGGTACAGTCAAGAAAAAGAGAATCGAACGCCTCTTTCAGTCATTACGTTTACAAGACAATGGTTTAAAAGACGGTTGCAGCAGGTAACGATTGGACATTCGCAATTTGATAAAAAATACATGATTTTTGCTGGACCTACTGGAGTGGGAAAGACCACAACTATTGCAAAGCTAGCAGCAGAAGCTTCAATCAAACACGGGAAAAAAGTAGCAATCTTAACAACGGATACGTACCGTATTGCCGCAATCGATCAATTAAAGACATACGCTTCCATCTTAGATGTTCCAATTGAAGTAGCTTATTCATTAGAAGATTTTCACGCTGCAATGAATCAGTTTGAAATGTATGATGTGGTGTTGGTTGATACGGCTGGGCGGAATTTCACACATGACTTTTACTTAAAAGAATTGCAGAAGACAATTCACCTCTCAGAGGAAGCATCTTTATACGTTGTTTTAGCACTTACATCTAAATATTTGGATATGGTGGCTGTGCTTAAGCAGTTTAAACAGTTAGCCGTCCATCAGGTGATTTTTACAAAAAAAGATGAAACAAACAGCTACGGTGCTCTTGTTAATGTGTGCTTAAACGAAGGGCTTGGAATTGCTTATTTAACGAATGGTCAAAATGTACCTGATGATGTGATCCAGGCAAGTGAGGACATCATCGTAGAAGCAGTACTCGAAGGAATGACAATTGATGGATCAAGCTGA
- the flhB gene encoding flagellar biosynthesis protein FlhB: MNLQLFADEKTEKATPKKRDETRKKGQVPKSTDVNTSLMMLIVFLFLWMYGGEMIVSMFADMQREMFTNYLITEVTAESVAELFLTISTQALVAVLPLMLLAAFAGSFGSFIQVGAMFTTEPLKAKLNKLDPIKGFKRIFSARSLVELVKSVLKISFVGATVVFIIWTHLDEVLLLSQKSITDAMGVIGWLTVLMGLAVAILLMVLSIPDYIYQRYDHEKQIRMSKKDIKDEHKNIEGDPRIKSKRKQKQMELAMQRMMQEIPNADVVITNPTHFAVVLKYDETKAEAPFVVAKGVDFSAQRIKKRAEEHAIPMVENRVLARALYHQTDIGQQVPTDLFKSVAEVLAYVYRLKDAHGANSHLKN, from the coding sequence ATGAATTTGCAACTATTTGCAGATGAAAAAACAGAGAAAGCCACACCCAAAAAAAGAGATGAAACGAGAAAAAAGGGGCAGGTACCAAAAAGTACAGATGTTAATACCTCTCTTATGATGCTCATTGTTTTTCTCTTTCTCTGGATGTACGGCGGAGAAATGATCGTCTCCATGTTCGCTGATATGCAGAGAGAGATGTTCACGAACTACTTGATTACGGAAGTCACAGCTGAGTCGGTTGCTGAGCTATTTCTAACGATTTCAACTCAGGCACTTGTGGCTGTACTTCCACTCATGCTGCTTGCCGCCTTTGCTGGTTCGTTTGGCAGTTTTATTCAAGTAGGGGCCATGTTCACGACGGAACCATTAAAAGCAAAACTAAATAAATTAGATCCAATTAAAGGCTTTAAACGCATTTTTTCTGCCAGGTCACTTGTTGAGTTAGTAAAGTCTGTTTTAAAGATTTCGTTTGTTGGGGCAACGGTTGTTTTTATAATTTGGACGCATCTGGATGAAGTGCTTCTCTTGTCTCAGAAATCAATCACAGATGCCATGGGTGTAATCGGTTGGTTAACCGTACTTATGGGGCTTGCCGTTGCGATCCTACTTATGGTTCTATCCATTCCAGATTATATTTATCAGCGGTATGACCATGAGAAACAAATTCGAATGTCAAAAAAAGATATAAAAGACGAGCACAAAAATATTGAGGGTGACCCTCGGATTAAATCAAAACGAAAGCAAAAGCAAATGGAGCTTGCAATGCAGCGGATGATGCAGGAAATCCCGAACGCGGATGTGGTGATAACAAACCCAACTCACTTTGCTGTCGTATTGAAATACGATGAAACAAAAGCAGAGGCGCCATTTGTAGTAGCAAAAGGGGTAGACTTTTCTGCTCAACGGATTAAAAAGCGCGCCGAGGAACATGCCATTCCAATGGTTGAGAACCGAGTGCTTGCAAGAGCCCTTTATCATCAAACAGATATCGGTCAGCAGGTTCCGACAGATTTGTTCAAATCAGTTGCTGAAGTATTGGCATATGTGTACAGGCTAAAAGACGCGCATGGAGCGAATAGTCATCTTAAAAACTAA
- the fliM gene encoding flagellar motor switch protein FliM, protein MADVLSQGEIDALLSALSTGEMNAEELKKEETQKKVRVYDFKRALRFSKEQIRSLTRIHENFSRLLTTFFSAQLRTFVQIHVASVDQLPYEEFISSIPKMTILNVFEPVPLNGRILMEVNPNIAYAMLDRLMGGKGVSVNKIDSLTEIETKIMSALFQRTLDSFTEAWSSVIEMDPILDDIEVNPQFLQMVPPNETVVVISLVTNIAETSGMITICLPHMVLEEILPKLSNHYWLQEKKKLRSPNEQKQLEKQVRDTPLLVQAELGRSEMTVQEFLHLGHGDVIELNQSIHHPLVLSVGGETKYLAQPGKQKNKLAVQVTEVLEEADE, encoded by the coding sequence TTGGCAGATGTACTGTCGCAAGGTGAAATAGATGCGCTCCTTTCCGCATTATCAACAGGTGAGATGAATGCAGAGGAGCTTAAAAAAGAAGAAACGCAGAAAAAAGTAAGAGTATACGACTTTAAGCGGGCCCTCAGGTTCTCTAAAGAACAGATTCGAAGTTTGACACGAATTCATGAGAATTTCTCTAGGTTACTCACAACCTTTTTTTCAGCACAGCTTCGCACCTTTGTTCAAATTCATGTAGCCTCCGTGGATCAGCTGCCATATGAGGAATTTATCAGTTCGATTCCAAAGATGACCATTTTAAATGTATTTGAACCTGTTCCTTTAAATGGACGCATTTTAATGGAAGTTAATCCGAACATTGCATATGCGATGCTTGACCGGTTAATGGGTGGAAAAGGTGTCAGTGTAAATAAAATCGACAGTTTAACAGAGATTGAAACAAAGATTATGTCAGCTCTTTTTCAACGAACGTTAGACAGTTTCACAGAAGCATGGAGTTCTGTGATAGAAATGGATCCAATTCTTGATGACATTGAAGTGAATCCGCAATTTCTACAAATGGTTCCTCCAAACGAAACGGTTGTTGTGATTTCACTCGTGACAAACATCGCAGAAACGTCAGGGATGATCACAATTTGTTTGCCTCACATGGTGCTTGAGGAGATTCTTCCTAAGCTGTCAAATCACTATTGGCTTCAAGAAAAAAAGAAGCTGCGTAGTCCAAATGAGCAAAAACAGCTTGAAAAGCAAGTAAGAGATACCCCATTGCTTGTTCAGGCGGAGCTTGGTCGATCGGAAATGACGGTACAGGAATTTCTTCATTTAGGACACGGGGATGTTATCGAATTAAATCAATCCATTCATCATCCACTTGTGCTAAGTGTAGGTGGAGAAACAAAGTACTTGGCACAGCCAGGAAAGCAAAAAAACAAATTAGCTGTTCAAGTAACGGAAGTATTAGAGGAGGCAGATGAATGA
- the fliP gene encoding flagellar type III secretion system pore protein FliP (The bacterial flagellar biogenesis protein FliP forms a type III secretion system (T3SS)-type pore required for flagellar assembly.) — MNVEHLILSTTGILNNFDLTGLTGSNENAATTIQLLLLLTVLTLAPSILIMMTCFTRIIIVLSFVRQGLATQSMPPNQVLIGIALFITFFIMAPVFSEINSEALQPFANNEISQEEAFDRATAPIKEFMSKHTREKDLALFMGYAELERPESLEDIPLTVLVPAFAISELKTAFQIGFLIFVPFLVIDMIVASVLMSMGMMMLPPVMIALPFKILLFVLVDGWYLIVQSLLLSFQ; from the coding sequence ATGAATGTGGAGCATCTGATTCTTTCAACCACAGGTATCCTGAATAATTTTGATTTAACGGGGTTAACAGGCTCAAACGAAAATGCAGCTACTACGATTCAACTGCTTCTTTTGTTAACGGTACTTACACTAGCTCCATCAATCTTAATTATGATGACCTGCTTTACGCGAATTATTATTGTACTTTCCTTTGTTAGACAAGGGCTTGCCACACAATCGATGCCGCCAAACCAAGTCTTAATTGGTATTGCTTTATTTATTACTTTTTTTATTATGGCTCCTGTTTTTAGTGAAATTAACTCAGAAGCCTTACAACCATTCGCTAATAATGAAATCTCACAGGAAGAAGCATTTGACCGGGCCACAGCACCGATTAAAGAATTTATGTCAAAGCATACACGTGAAAAGGATTTGGCTTTATTTATGGGTTATGCAGAGCTTGAAAGACCTGAGTCGTTAGAGGATATTCCACTAACTGTTCTCGTACCTGCTTTTGCAATTAGTGAGCTCAAAACGGCCTTTCAAATTGGATTTTTAATCTTTGTTCCTTTTTTAGTGATTGACATGATTGTTGCGAGTGTCTTGATGTCCATGGGGATGATGATGCTACCGCCTGTTATGATCGCCTTACCATTTAAAATCTTATTATTTGTTCTGGTTGACGGTTGGTACTTAATCGTTCAATCACTATTACTTAGCTTCCAGTAA
- the fliQ gene encoding flagellar biosynthesis protein FliQ, translated as MSQEFVIGIAENGVWTVLLVAGPLLIIALVLGLLVSIFQATTQIQEQTLAFIPKIVGVLIALIVFGPWMLGQITNFTYQIYSNLHRFIG; from the coding sequence ATGAGTCAGGAATTTGTTATTGGCATTGCTGAAAATGGCGTATGGACCGTGCTGCTTGTTGCAGGCCCTCTTCTTATCATTGCATTAGTGTTAGGGCTTTTAGTCAGTATTTTTCAAGCAACCACACAGATTCAAGAACAAACACTTGCGTTTATACCAAAGATTGTAGGCGTATTGATCGCTTTAATTGTATTTGGACCTTGGATGCTAGGGCAGATTACTAATTTCACTTACCAAATTTATTCTAACTTACATCGGTTTATTGGATAA
- the fliR gene encoding flagellar biosynthetic protein FliR yields MTQLAAYLPAFLLIFIRVSSFMVVLPLYSHRSVPMIFKLGLSIMLAWIMVLAFDIPELTFNWNYILLIIKEIAVGLAVGLAAMILLYAIQVAGGLIDFTMGFMIANVVDPQTGAQSPLTGGYLYTFALLFLLTVNGHHLLLDGIYYSYQYVPIDQLSVPFGDERVLNQAVSILATMFIVAIQIAFPIAGCLFLVDLALGLVSRTVPQMNVFVVGMPLKILVGLPLIMVYMAVFMMIVQKLFQETILVMRTLLQLLGGG; encoded by the coding sequence ATGACACAGCTCGCGGCCTATTTACCAGCTTTTTTATTGATCTTTATACGTGTAAGTTCGTTTATGGTTGTTTTGCCTCTCTATTCTCATCGGTCAGTTCCAATGATTTTTAAACTAGGACTTTCGATTATGCTTGCTTGGATTATGGTGCTAGCCTTTGATATACCTGAGCTAACGTTTAATTGGAATTATATTTTACTCATTATAAAAGAAATAGCTGTAGGGCTTGCTGTTGGTCTTGCAGCCATGATTTTGCTTTACGCGATACAGGTTGCGGGTGGGCTTATAGACTTTACGATGGGATTTATGATTGCAAATGTTGTGGATCCACAGACAGGAGCTCAGAGTCCTTTAACGGGTGGGTATTTATATACGTTTGCTTTGCTATTCCTTTTAACAGTTAATGGGCATCACTTGCTACTTGATGGGATTTATTATAGCTATCAATACGTCCCAATTGATCAACTTTCAGTACCTTTTGGAGACGAACGAGTACTAAATCAAGCAGTTTCCATTTTAGCAACGATGTTTATCGTTGCCATTCAAATTGCCTTTCCTATTGCAGGCTGCTTGTTCTTAGTTGATTTGGCTTTAGGATTGGTTTCAAGAACCGTTCCACAAATGAACGTGTTTGTTGTTGGGATGCCATTAAAGATATTAGTAGGGCTTCCACTCATTATGGTGTACATGGCTGTATTTATGATGATTGTTCAAAAGCTGTTCCAAGAAACGATCCTCGTAATGAGAACACTTCTTCAATTACTTGGGGGTGGGTAA
- the fliO gene encoding flagellar biosynthetic protein FliO: protein MRLIKHLRNFFTVLLIVGSFMLSFAHVAEAADCNGMVDDIFKKECKDAGSLGETGTTDEDQTPAAVPENGFLTVLKLIGSLALIIALMYGLVRFLGKRTKTFRQSQVLENIGGMPLGPNRSIQLIKVGDRVLVVGVGESIQLLKEIDSEEELDELKRIQEEQDQANLQVPAQKAFDWFRSKVTRSKAQPETQQDKVKAPSSFQDLFQEKLQEASKSQQELEKVMKERQP from the coding sequence ATGCGATTAATAAAACACTTGCGTAATTTCTTCACTGTATTACTCATTGTAGGTAGCTTCATGCTGTCTTTCGCCCATGTGGCGGAGGCGGCTGACTGCAATGGCATGGTGGACGATATCTTTAAAAAAGAATGTAAAGATGCAGGTAGTCTAGGGGAAACAGGGACTACCGATGAGGATCAAACGCCAGCTGCTGTACCGGAAAATGGATTCTTAACAGTCCTAAAACTAATTGGATCATTGGCACTCATTATTGCGTTAATGTATGGTCTTGTACGCTTTTTAGGAAAACGAACAAAAACGTTTAGACAATCTCAAGTGTTAGAAAATATCGGTGGGATGCCCCTTGGGCCAAATCGGTCCATTCAACTAATCAAAGTGGGAGATCGTGTGTTAGTCGTTGGAGTGGGAGAGTCTATACAACTGCTTAAGGAAATTGATTCTGAAGAGGAATTGGATGAATTAAAAAGGATTCAAGAAGAGCAAGACCAAGCCAACTTACAAGTTCCTGCACAAAAAGCGTTTGATTGGTTTAGATCAAAGGTTACAAGGTCCAAAGCTCAACCAGAAACGCAACAGGACAAAGTAAAAGCGCCATCCTCTTTTCAAGATCTATTCCAAGAGAAGCTTCAAGAAGCATCGAAGTCGCAACAGGAGCTTGAGAAGGTCATGAAGGAGCGTCAACCATGA
- a CDS encoding response regulator, translating into MGQKVLVVDDAAFMRMMIKDILTKNGFDVVGEAADGNEAVAQYKELSPDLVTMDITMPEKDGISALKEIKLFDPNAKIIMCSAMGQQAMVIDAIQAGAKDFIVKPFQAERVIDAINKTLA; encoded by the coding sequence ATGGGTCAAAAGGTTTTAGTAGTAGATGATGCAGCTTTTATGAGAATGATGATTAAGGATATTCTTACGAAGAATGGTTTTGATGTAGTGGGTGAGGCAGCAGATGGAAACGAAGCTGTGGCACAGTACAAAGAATTGTCACCAGATCTCGTTACGATGGATATTACGATGCCTGAGAAGGACGGAATTAGTGCGTTAAAAGAAATCAAGTTATTTGATCCAAATGCAAAAATTATCATGTGCTCGGCGATGGGACAACAAGCTATGGTTATTGATGCGATTCAAGCTGGCGCAAAAGATTTTATTGTGAAGCCTTTCCAGGCGGAGCGCGTAATTGATGCGATTAATAAAACACTTGCGTAA
- a CDS encoding MinD/ParA family protein: MDQAESLRRLMTKSSEARVIAVASGKGGVGKSNLCVNLAIGLHLTGARTVILDMDSGMGNVDVIMGVGQAHHLQDMIKLRLAVWDVMETTSYGISYIAGGSGLSEMTSFSQEDLSYFQQQLQVLAGHFDYIFLDLGAGVTEESLELLSSANDLFIVTTPEPTALTDAYSLLKQLAMLPDLPQIYAIANQTDSSREGNLTLSNLSHVTKRFLNLELHKLGMVPHDRTVSKAVKAQVPYTVYQKQAKASVATKQIVDTYLLLRGNRETQSEARPFLTRLGKWFNGSKLRNS, encoded by the coding sequence ATGGATCAAGCTGAGAGTTTAAGAAGATTAATGACCAAATCCAGTGAGGCACGAGTCATTGCAGTAGCAAGTGGCAAAGGTGGGGTAGGAAAATCGAACTTATGTGTAAATCTAGCTATTGGTCTGCATTTAACAGGTGCGAGAACTGTAATTTTAGATATGGACAGTGGCATGGGAAATGTTGATGTGATTATGGGTGTTGGGCAAGCTCATCATTTGCAAGATATGATTAAGCTGCGACTTGCTGTATGGGATGTCATGGAAACAACATCATATGGCATCTCCTATATAGCGGGTGGATCGGGTCTAAGTGAGATGACTTCCTTTTCGCAAGAGGACTTGTCTTATTTCCAACAGCAGCTTCAAGTACTCGCGGGTCATTTCGATTATATCTTTCTTGATTTAGGTGCTGGCGTAACAGAAGAGAGCTTAGAGTTACTTTCATCTGCAAATGATCTATTTATTGTTACAACACCTGAACCAACAGCACTCACGGATGCCTATAGCTTGTTAAAGCAATTGGCAATGTTGCCGGATTTGCCTCAAATCTACGCAATTGCCAATCAAACGGATTCAAGCCGTGAAGGAAATCTGACACTTTCTAATTTATCTCACGTGACAAAGCGGTTTCTAAATCTTGAACTACATAAACTTGGCATGGTACCGCATGATAGAACGGTTTCTAAGGCTGTTAAAGCTCAGGTTCCTTATACGGTTTATCAAAAGCAAGCGAAAGCGAGTGTGGCAACAAAACAGATTGTTGATACCTATCTTTTGTTAAGAGGAAATCGCGAGACTCAAAGTGAAGCTAGACCATTTTTAACTCGCTTAGGTAAGTGGTTTAATGGTTCAAAGCTACGAAACAGTTAA
- the fliY gene encoding flagellar motor switch phosphatase FliY, translating into MSDGMLSQEEINALLNGMDSDQDKEESAPSLDTNEYLTDMEKDTLGEIGNISFGSSATALSSLLNQKVDITTPEVTVVEKKYLDQEFPRPHVAVQVEYTEGFEGSNLLMIKTTDAAIIADLMLGGDGTNPLEELTDMHISAVQEAMNQMMGSASTSMSTLFNMKIDISPPSVDVMDIKNGENTGYVPPEEILVKISFQLQVGDLIDSKIMQIVTLAFAKEFIKNLTNPEEPQVVEEVAAVSEPVSQEPVREEASSERPYQIEPKESTQHVGGMSGRGASTIQPAAFESFDQPQLTSAQTGNLDMLLDIPLNVKVELGRTTKSIRDILEFTQGSIIELDKLAGEPVDILVNEKLIAKGEVVVIDENFGVRVTDIVSQAERIRNLK; encoded by the coding sequence ATGAGTGACGGCATGCTCTCTCAAGAAGAAATCAACGCATTGCTGAATGGGATGGATAGTGATCAAGACAAAGAGGAATCCGCACCAAGTCTGGATACAAATGAATATTTAACAGATATGGAAAAAGACACATTAGGCGAAATTGGTAACATTTCGTTTGGTAGTTCAGCGACAGCCTTATCATCACTACTTAACCAAAAGGTGGATATTACAACACCTGAAGTAACTGTCGTTGAGAAAAAATATCTTGATCAAGAATTCCCTCGCCCTCACGTGGCCGTTCAAGTGGAATACACAGAAGGCTTTGAAGGATCAAATCTTTTAATGATTAAAACCACGGATGCGGCGATCATAGCTGATCTTATGCTCGGTGGAGATGGAACCAACCCACTAGAAGAATTAACAGACATGCATATTAGCGCAGTGCAGGAAGCGATGAATCAGATGATGGGTTCCGCATCTACGTCAATGTCGACATTGTTTAATATGAAAATCGATATCTCGCCGCCATCCGTTGATGTAATGGATATCAAAAATGGGGAGAACACGGGCTATGTCCCTCCAGAAGAGATTCTTGTTAAAATCTCATTCCAGCTTCAAGTAGGCGACTTAATTGATTCAAAGATTATGCAGATCGTCACATTGGCTTTTGCGAAGGAATTTATTAAAAATCTGACTAATCCAGAAGAACCACAAGTTGTTGAGGAAGTAGCTGCGGTATCTGAGCCCGTTAGCCAAGAGCCAGTTAGAGAAGAAGCGTCAAGCGAGCGTCCGTACCAAATCGAGCCAAAAGAATCGACACAGCACGTAGGTGGTATGTCTGGAAGAGGAGCAAGTACCATTCAGCCAGCTGCATTTGAAAGCTTTGATCAACCTCAGCTTACAAGTGCACAAACAGGTAACTTGGACATGCTTTTAGACATTCCGTTAAATGTAAAGGTAGAGCTTGGACGTACAACCAAGTCTATCCGTGACATTCTTGAATTTACTCAAGGGTCAATCATTGAATTAGATAAGCTAGCAGGTGAACCTGTTGACATTCTAGTTAACGAAAAGTTAATAGCCAAAGGTGAAGTCGTTGTTATTGATGAAAACTTTGGTGTTCGTGTAACAGATATTGTAAGTCAAGCAGAACGAATTCGAAATTTAAAATAG